The Cryptococcus neoformans var. grubii H99 chromosome 4, complete sequence genome contains the following window.
ATCGAATTGAACTGGCCCGAAATTTATCTACTCATGAGCCACCACAGCACCCCTTATTGTCTGAGATTCTTGCTCACAATTTACCACCAAAGCCACGAAGTGTTCAGCACACATGGACAAATACGCTTCTTACTTCTCCCCATGATAGCCCTTCGCTTTGGCTTCACAATCTGTGTCAAGCAACCCTAGAGGCCAGCAATATCCCCGAAATGACTGTCACTTCTAGAGTAAGTGTATTATCATTTTTCTCGcaattcctcttctgacGGATCTATTGTAGCTGGGGCCGCTTATCCACATGGATCTTTTCCAGATGGCCTTTGTCAACTGTTATATGCAGCTACAGGATGATGCTGCGTTCAAGGTAGGCTTCCCCTATTAAAAGATCACAACTCATGATATGTCCCAGATGGTCGTTGATGAAACGATAATCTCTCTGTTATCAGATAAGGCTGTGAGCAAAGAGATTTTGATCACATTCTTGGATCTCCTGGCCTTTTGCACGAAAGATACAACGCCTTATTTTAGTCCCAAAGTCTTTGAGGTTGCAAAAATGTGTGCCTTACAATGCTTCCACGGTGGTTTGAATCAGAAACTGCCTGGGGTGGTCTTGTGGTACATTGAGCAGCAAGCAGAAGCACTTCCTACTGCGGAAAGCATATCGAACCTTGTAGAAGCTAATATCAGGTAAGCATAGTCCAATCTTACAAGGCAGCCATTGAAAAACTGCTTAATTGCATGCACTGACTATATGGAACATAGAGTTGGATCTGGGGGCTATGATGCCGCATGGAGTACCTTGTTATGGTTGGAGAATGATTGGAGTATTGAACCTCAACCGATGTGGATCACCTCACTCAGTCACTGGCAGCAGGCTCTCAGCGCTCAAGACAAAATCGACAAAAATCAACAAGCAACTATGTATTCCTCATTCAACCTCCGGATGATCTGTTGTGAGTAGTGTCTCGGTCCTGCACTGATTTATATTGACAACATGTATCGTTTTTTAGACCATGCCCTTGGGGATTACCAAAAAGGCTATGACTTGGCGCAGAACTTTTTTGAAGGTCTTGATGACAATGAGCGACGAAACACGGCGCATTGGGCAACCGCAGCAGCATGGCATATGGTAAAATTCCCTACATTAGCTGTCAGAAGCATCTCTGACGATTTCTTAGGGAGATTTTGATACAATGGCAGACCACCTTGCATTTCATCCCAGAGGCGCAAGTAAATCTTTGTACAAAGCCATCATTGATATACACAATGAACAGTATGCGTCGGCCTTCCACCACATCAACAAAGCTCACAGCCTCTCTTACGATGAGCTACAGATGCAATTGGAAGCTGGGCTCCAAGTCGCGCAGAAAAGTTTAGCCAAAACAGAGTTCTTGGTTGAGTTACAAGAGGCCATCAAATATAAATCTCAACCGGAGCTGCGCGCAAACATTCTTGCCACCTGGAAAACACGTTTCAAGCGAAGTCATGCCGACGCTAATTCGTGGTTGAAGCGTCTTGAAATATGGACACTTGCATGCTCGCCAAAAACCTTTGAGCTGCAGAATTGCTTTCTCAATACTGCAAAATTATGCGAAAGTGCGGGGATGCATGAAGCTGCTCGATCTATAATTAAGCGTATAACTCCAGATGTAACCCCTCCGGTAAGTAAAAAGATGGCTGATTAACCAAGCTTTACGCTCAATTGGTCAATACGTTCATCTAGGGTTGCAAAGTGGAATATACAAAGTTGAGATTTCAGTAAGTGGCTCTCACCAGAGACCATAAAAGCTTTATTAATATTTGCTGCGTCAAGGTGGAAAGATGTATTTCAAAAACATGACCAGAAcgggatggaagatgttTTGGAATGCCTTTACATTCATACGCGTCGATATCTTGAGTATATTAATGTCAACAAagatgagcttgaagcATCTGCCCTGGGTTTGCAACCTCTCTCCAAAACTGAGGATCTCAGCACCCTTGAACGGAAGATAATTGCCAGACGCTACTACCGTCTAGGAGAATGGACTTCTGTCGTACAAGGGTCTGAATGGCTACAGGTATATATAGCTCTCTGGTCCATCATCTATTCCTCTCATGTGACTGACGCAAACGAAGGATCGAGACTCCACAGTCCTCACGTATACGTCTTTAGCGGCAAAGCTAGATGTTTGTTGGTAAGCTTTGATCATTGCACATCTTGGGGACTAAGCCGAATTATGTAGGTATGGGGCGGCATTTTCTCTCGCTGAACGCTCAGTTACATTGTTTGAGAGCAACGGATTTTCAACGTCTGATGGGGCGGCAGTAGGTAGCTATAGTAAGTACATTCATATCTTCAGAAACTCCCAAACTTACATCCAGTAACTCAGTCGTCCCAGCCCTGAGAGGTAAGTCTGCACATGGTAGGCAGTATATCTCAAGCTCTGATATCATCCTGTATAGGATTGTTCCAAGCCGCACGTACCAAGGAAAGCCCAGAGTTCGTTATCAAAGCACTTTTGCGATTAGTCACGCTTTGGTTCAGATTTGGGGAGAATCAAGCCGTGCTTGTGGAAGTTGAGAATCAACTCCACATAACCGATGTTGAGCCCTGGTTATCCGCTATCCCCCAGCTTATTGCTCGCTTAGGTACCCCTCAAAAAGATCTTCAGTGCACGTTGATTAAGCTACTAAAAACTATATCCTCTCATTACCCGCATGCTGTTATTTGGCCTCTTTTGACTGCTACTCAAACGCGCAAGGTGGAGCATCAAGAAGCAGCGAGGGTAATCATGGATTATATTTGCACCATGGCCGATGGCGCCCGCTTGGTTGATCAGGCCGAACtagttggaagagagttgATCCGCACTTCTATATCGTGGTTGGAAAAGCAAGTTTCTTAATCTGCCCAAATCGTTGATTGAAAGAACTaacgatgatgattggCTGATCAGATGGAAGGGTATCATTGATCGCTTCCTTCCTAGGCAGGACCTCATGGAGATAAAGTGGCAAGATATCCCAGATatttgggaagaagatctcAAAATGTTAAAAGTAAGTCTATGCAACCCAAGAATGTGATGCCTTTCTGATCCTCGAATCAGAACCCGGAGACTCCAGATGAGCATCAGTTTGTCTTGCAATATGGCGATCAATTACACCTGGTCGATAAGACCCTGATTCGCTACAATTCCAGCAGACAGCTCAATCTTGTTAACAACGCATACAGCGCGTTATATCGAGTAAGGATTTCATTCAAGCAGGAGCCATGAAAAGCTAATATACGGGGATGAAGCTGTATGGAGAGATTGAAGCACAGCTGAATCAATGGAGGTTACCAGGCATGAAACTCCACTTAGCAAGCACTGCTCCTCGGCTTCTCAGTTTGCGAGACTGCATTTTAACAGTGCCTGGTAGGTCCCGTGCAATTCTCCATTCCTCTTAATTGTTTAACCTACTCTAAAACGTGCTATATTAGGGCTCTATGACCCACATATCAAGCTTGACGACCAAGCGTTCATCGACGGCTTTCAGCCAGCAGTCCACATTCTTTCCTCAAAGCAGCTTCCTCGAAAACTTGTCATTCAGTCATATCTCTCTGACCACACGTTCCTGTTGAAGGGTATGTGTGTCCGTTACGTCGGATACATTCAGCTAATCTTTCAAAAGGTAATGAAGATCTTCGAGGGG
Protein-coding sequences here:
- a CDS encoding phosphatidylinositol 3-kinase; its protein translation is MTVTSRLGPLIHMDLFQMAFVNCYMQLQDDAAFKMVVDETIISLLSDKAVSKEILITFLDLLAFCTKDTTPYFSPKVFEVAKMCALQCFHGGLNQKLPGVVLWYIEQQAEALPTAESISNLVEANIRVGSGGYDAAWSTLLWLENDWSIEPQPMWITSLSHWQQALSAQDKIDKNQQATMYSSFNLRMICYHALGDYQKGYDLAQNFFEGLDDNERRNTAHWATAAAWHMGDFDTMADHLAFHPRGASKSLYKAIIDIHNEQYASAFHHINKAHSLSYDELQMQLEAGLQVAQKSLAKTEFLVELQEAIKYKSQPELRANILATWKTRFKRSHADANSWLKRLEIWTLACSPKTFELQNCFLNTAKLCESAGMHEAARSIIKRITPDVTPPGCKVEYTKLRFQWKDVFQKHDQNGMEDVLECLYIHTRRYLEYINVNKDELEASALGLQPLSKTEDLSTLERKIIARRYYRLGEWTSVVQGSEWLQDRDSTVLTYTSLAAKLDVCWYGAAFSLAERSVTLFESNGFSTSDGAAVGSYTLRGLFQAARTKESPEFVIKALLRLVTLWFRFGENQAVLVEVENQLHITDVEPWLSAIPQLIARLGTPQKDLQCTLIKLLKTISSHYPHAVIWPLLTATQTRKVEHQEAARVIMDYICTMADGARLVDQAELVGRELIRTSISWLEKWKGIIDRFLPRQDLMEIKWQDIPDIWEEDLKMLKNPETPDEHQFVLQYGDQLHLVDKTLIRYNSSRQLNLVNNAYSALYRLYGEIEAQLNQWRLPGMKLHLASTAPRLLSLRDCILTVPGLYDPHIKLDDQAFIDGFQPAVHILSSKQLPRKLVIQSYLSDHTFLLKGNEDLRGDERIMQLFNLINTLLNHHSDAFGRNLHLLPYEVVPLSPSAGLVSWVSNTQQLQSMIQANRDKHKRNALTNQELGSLLGYDPDAFNPNNPKLDAPAEMDKYDKLPLPIKVQRLKAALSHSNQSDIKDVLWQRSPSADIWIRRRTNFARTVGVANFVGYILGLGDRHGSNILVDQLTWGALHIDFGDLFNVAQERSFLPEKVPFRLTRMMTNAFELASQGDLETPGSTGTFKQASLITMDVLRDSRSTLLAMLEAFLYDPLLSWTSSQNNPSGATKLEEAVRKAPKAGASLEELKSKIGLKDSSESTQSQQSKVKDLSIPEDSLHYGQLDNSLTSTCLRTDSYMARVPSTEMTNSKALQVLTQIERKLVGLHNTNSEEPLSVSKQVQELIKEATNLQNLSQGYVLGWIPHW